The following DNA comes from Lepidochelys kempii isolate rLepKem1 chromosome 9, rLepKem1.hap2, whole genome shotgun sequence.
CCTTCCAAACCAGTTATTTTCACAAAACCAACTTAAAATACCCATATATTGTCCAGCTCAGGAAAAGAAAATGATGGACCATTAGAGTTAATGGGGAGACATTGAGACATCCTGGCTAGAATTTACCTCACTCTGAATAATTATGAGTTATCATGCcaggtgagagagagagtttaaaaaaaaagggggtgggtgggaggtgggatCCTTTTTAAAAGGAAGCTTGAAACTGAAGTTGTCATCCAGAAATTGAGGGACCGCCTCTAGGAGGGAAGCTGTCCATGAATGTAGGATCCCTCATATAGCTAGGGGTATGCTGAGAAATTGTTGAAAGGCAATAAATAACTTGTATTTTATCTTCAGGTACCTATGCCGGGAGAAGGTATTTGATAGTAGAGGGCTCCATAATCTAGCAGACAGaaacataacaagatccaatggctggaagttgaagccagacaaattcaaactgcaATATTTTCTAGTCTGTGTCCTTGTGGTTCTTCCCTGAACTCTttctgttcttctttgagtggttgcAGACACGTATTCCATTCGTGTGCGGGCACCCAGCacacacaagccagagaactttgccTAGGAGTACCTGTAGAGGTGGcacttaacataagaatggccatactgggtcagaccaaaggtccatccagcccagtatcctgtcttccaacagtggccagtgccaggtgccccagagggaatgaacagaacagataatcatcaagtgatccatccctgtcacccatccccagcttctgacaaacagaggctagggacaccatccctgcctatcctggataatagccattgatggacatgtcttccatgaatttatcgagttcttttttgaaccctgttttagatttggccttcacaacatcctctggcaaagagttccacaggttgactgtgtgttgtgtgaagaaatacttccttttgttttaaacctgctgcctattaaattcatttggtgaccccctagttcttgagtagttttgaatcatccacaaattttgccaccttacagttatttcctttttccagatcatttatgaatatgttgaattgtactggtcccagtacagacccttgggggatgccactatttacctttctccattctgaaaactgaccttttattcgtaccctttgtttcctatcttttaaccagtttctgatccatgaggggaccttcccttttatcccatgacagcttactttgcttaagagctctTGGTGatggatcttgtcaaaggctttctgaaaatctaagtacactgtatcgactggatccctcttgtccacattctagttgaccccctcaaaaaattctagtagtttggagaggcatgatttccctttataaaaatcatgttgactcttccacaaCAAATTATCTTCCTTATACCCCCTTCATGTTTTCATTTGTCAGTGCTTCTTCCCTCTGTACTGTTTCCATTTTGACTTCCCTAATTTTAACCTTTGATTTTCAATTTCTGTTTTAACCCTTCCCACTTTGTACAGATGTAGCTCTCTTGGTTAGTGCATTAGGGACATTGCATCGTGTGTCACCACATTGAGATGAATGTGGTGTTTAAGGGGCAATGCTGATATTGTTTTGCTTGGCACTGTTTTCTAAAGGCTGGATTAATGGGCATCAGCAGATCAGATTATGTTGAAATTTTTCTCTGCAATATAGAAAAGTTTTAAACACAACATTGTTTTAGAACTGTGAGTACAGCAATTGTAATGAGTCTAAAATCTCAGTTCATATTCTTTGCACACCTATGATTTTTCTCATGACCTCGTTCATCACTGAACACTATACAGGCAATTCATACCGCTGTAAATAGGAAGTCCCTCTTATGTTACCCTGACAGCCTATGCCAGTTGGTCTGCTCTAAtaaccttcttttctttttcctcttagGAAATTTGCTACAGGATCCTATTGCTCCCACCAACTCCACGTGTCAGCATTATGTctgcaaaacttgtaaaggcaagaagatgatgatgaaacCATCATGTAGTTGGTGCAAAGACTATGAACAGTTTGAGGAAAATAAACAGCTGAGCATTCTAGTGAACTGCTACAAAAAGCTGTGTGAATACATAACACAGACTCCATTGGCACGAGATATAATACAAGCAGTTGACTGTTCTGCAGATCTTTTGGCTTTGCTCAAAGATGGATCACCACTCCATGAAGACACAGAAAAAACTTCTGATGCAGCCATGCCTTTGTGTTTGACACATTCTCCATTACCTTCAACCTCAGAACATGCTAATGATCCTCAAGCTAGTTTTTCTTCAATGCCTGAAAGCACACATAATATTGATATTAGAGGTTCTGTTATCAATGGGTTGCCCAATTGTAATGGGCTTTCAGTGGATAAACTTGGAGTAAATATTCCTTCCCCTGAACATGCAAATACAATTGATGTGTGTAGTACTGGAGAGTACATAAAAACTGAGGATATCTCTAGCAGTCTTCAGCCTGTGTGTGACACAGTTTCTACTAGTGACTTGTGTACATCAGGCCTTGACATCTGCAGTTTCAATGAAGATATAAAACCTGGCTCACTGTTGCTTAGTGTTGAGGAAGTTCTCCGAAGCTTAGAAACTGTTTCAAGCACTGAAGTTTGTAGTTCTGATTTGCAGCCCAGCTTGGAAGCCACCGTATCCAAtggtcctttcctgcagctttctCCCCCACCTCTTAGCCATAATGTTTTCATGTCCACAGGTGCTTCTCCTCATGGGATCTCATGTACAGCAGCAACACCTAAGGTAGTTAAGTTAAACCGAAAGCGATCTCGATCAGAAAGTGACAGCGAAAAGGTTCAGCCACTACCCATTTCCAGCATCATCTGTGGCCCAACGTTGGGAGCATCAGCTCCAGTAACAGTGAAACAGGAAAATAAGATGTCTTTGCAGCCTGTAGCAACTGTACCCAATGGAGGCAGTACTCCTAAAATAAGTAAAACTGTACTCCTGCCTAATAAAAGCATGAAAAAGAATCTAGAACATGCCCCCAAGAAATCTCACCCGAAAGCCAAACCAGGAATACTGAAAACAAAAGACAAAGCAAAGGAAAAGGTTGCTAGCAGCAATGTTATGCCAGGAAGTCCGACAAAAACTGCATACAAAAAGCCACAAGAAAAGAAAGGGTGTAAATGTGGTCGCGCCACCCAAAATCCAAGTGTTCTTACATGCCGTGGCCAACGCTGCCCTTGCTACTCTAACCGTAAAGCCTGCTTAGACTGTATATGCCGTGGCTGCCAAAACTCATATATGGCTAATGGGGAGAAGAAGCTGGAAGCATTTGCAGTGCCAGAAAAGGCCTTGGAACAGACTAGGCTTACTTTGGGCATTAATGTGACAAGCATTGTGCGCAGTGCCAGCACAAGTACCAGTGTAATTAATATGACAGCGTCACCAGTAACTACATTTTTAGCTGCCAGTACACACGATGATAAAAGTTTGGATGAAGCTATAGACATGAGATATGACTGTTAAATCATTTTTTTGTCTCTTCCCTGCCCTTAGTAGGGGAACTGCTACAGTTTTAAGGCAGCTATGGTTCTGTTTAACTTGCCGAAGCTCCTGCCTATAGATCACTTGTATCAAGTGTTTTTCATTGCTATGTTATGTGTGTTAGTGTCTGGGAAATAGTTTGCGGATAATGGAGGAGTTACCCTAAAACTGTCCTTAGATCTCACAGCACCTCATAGTTTGAGATCAGATGCTGATGTAAATGGTTTTAATACAAGATGACCTTTGGCAAGGAACATATTAACCTCATTGTACCAGTTAATGCTTTGTGCTCAATTAAAGCTTCCGATTAAATGTAAGGAAGTGATATCTAGTCAGTCCATCAAAGTTGTGCTAGTTTATGATTTGTGAAAATAACTACCAATTACACTGCCATAGGAGTCAGTGTTGCTAGCAAATCACATCCCATTCCTGTTGAAAGTACAGTATTAGCTGAGGAATGTAGTCTTTGAATGACCCATCTTTTTTGATCATGAGTGTTGGTTCTCTAGAGCATGGAACAGTTACAAATCAATTTCATGGAAAGAGAAGTTGTCCCTCATTGGAATTGGCTAAGAAGTAACTGCAATTAGCTGGAGTCAATTGTAAGGTGGCTTTCCCTCCAGATCCTGCTCAAGTCTCTCTGTAATCACTTCATTCACTTTTTCTAAAAAACGTACAGGTAGGTGTGTGTCTGGTATATTTTATGCCCTGTGGCACTAACTCCATTCATCTTTGGCATGTTGCTGTTCACTTAATCCTGAGAGGGGAAACAACTAATAAACAAAGAAGGGCCAAACACCACATATGtaaactcattgatttcagtgggagttgttgcATGTAGTATCTGAGAAGAATTTGACCCTAGGttacaaatataaaaaataaatctggGCTGGGTTAAAATCTTTGTCCATTggtacccccccaccccaaaaaaaccaaaaacaacaaaacatagTGGTTTATACAGCCTTTACCTACCATTGGTTTCTCTCTTCTTCACTTAAAGATATAAATGAGGTTAACCCTGTATTCTGATGCACTTGGGATCTATTTACCCTAGGAATATGGCCCATTGTTACTTGCTTCCCCTCAGTCAGGAAAGAGAACTGATGGGTAAACAGGATCAAGTTATTCTCAGTACTCATTAGGTAAAGTATGCTACACAGCTTATTCCACCAAGTGTTCAGCTCACTCTTCTACATTCGATATGCCCAACTGGTTGGTTTCCAGTTAATCCCTGAAAATAAGGAAATAGTTCAAAGAAGGCTTTTTGCATTTTGCACAACATTACAGcagttttaagattttttttatgccATTCCAAAGAAGTCAGACTTCCTCATGATGCAGAGATATCTCATCTTTAAATGGTATAGCACAAATAAAAGATGGTATGACTAGTATACAAAGCATTATCCTTCTAATTTAAAAGACAGTTACTATTATAACAGCATGTCTAAAGAGAAACAGTGCTAAAATTTTTCAAATTCCATTTTTGGCAGCCATATTCTTATTAATTAAATGAAATCTCCAGTGAATTATGACATAATGTTGGATATATTTTGATTGTGCACAAAGCACGTACAATGATGGTTACCTGTCTAAGAAATAAGCAAAAACTTtttggacacaaatcaaatgacACCACCTTTTGTTTTTGTAGTGTACTTTGGTGTCATTTTCTGTGAATGTGGTCAGATAAtttttttcgttttgttttgtaTTCCCCCCCGTCTTTTTTGTGGGGTCGGGTAGGGTGGGGTGTTAAAGCCATAGGATGAAAAATGTGATGTATGTGTCCAGTCTgtactattttgtttttgttttgcaagaagagttgaaaaatatttttgataacGAGAGTAAATGGTGGAAAATGCTTCTTAGTATTCTTGTCTTTATTTGCCAATCCAAGTACCTGAATTCTCTGTTTTTAACCCTCATGAGGTTTAATGATGTCCTATTAAAACATATTTAGTTAAATTTGTATGTGATTTTGTGTGTTGACCAAGAGGATCCTACTATTTTCTACTTTGGTGGTTTGACTTTGACCTACTCGTGTAAATCTGTGTTTATTATTCCACTACATGTAAGTAAAGTAATCAAGTGACAAACGGATTTTAGTGGAGTTTGAGTAACATGGGTAGTAGCTTCTGAACACTTCCGCAAAGCTATTAAGTTTTGCTGAGATTGTTGTTAGTACATTTATTTGTACTCTAAACTATATACTTCAGTACACATTCCTCAATGTAGGAGTAGTttggaattatttattttttactgtttCATTAAGTGAAGTTCCAGTTGTTGGCGATTTAGGTGAAGTGTGTTTTGGAACCATTGATAGGAGACCCCTGATCATTAATGTAACATTGCTAAATGGTAAATTCAGGTTGTTTTAAAACCAAGTTTCCTTTTATGCTACCACGTTCTTGAAATGtgtattaaaatgtaaattgattAATAAATGTTAGTTTTCTAATTCTATTTTGTAACTGCTGAGGGCATCAGTGTGGCATGTATGAATGCTTTTTAGTTTTCAGAAGAAAATTGTTTCTTCATAATTTAAAATtagcttttgtttcttttcattttctgccTCCCCTGTATGTTGAGGAGTAAATTAAGCAGTGGAAAAGGATTATGAGTTTGGAGGAGAGAACTTCAGTGAAATAATTGCATTGGTCCTGTCTCTTTAGGACCATTTAAAGCAACCTAAATACTAGCTTAAATGGTCTTTACCTTCATGCTGGCTGTTTTttgcctgtctacactagtgagtACCACAATTGCTATTACAAGTGTCGCTGCCCCCATGGAGTGGTGCAATAATGGGAAACCTTGAAGGCTGTGCTAGTGTAAATAAGACCACTTGGGGCTACCCTGCATTTGGTAAGTGTGTGCTCTTTCTCTCTCGCCTCAGAGTTTCTGCAGTAATGCATTACTCTTGCAAACTTCCTTCATATTCTCTAGTTTTAGAACTGCATCAGCAACAAAATGTAGCCGGTGAAGGATCACTATCTTCAAAGATATTTCTGATGTAAGCTGCTTCTTAGCTGAGAGCATGCTGCACGAATTGGAAGAtcaaaaactttttttcaaaaattggatcagtaacttgtctgtccttttctGGGATGTGTAATATTTCTCTTGGAAAGTGCAGTTCATGTGATACAAAATGAATGTGGTGTTCACATCCATACCATCTGAATACAAGAGAGAATCCTTTGTCAAGGAATAGACACATTAAAACATTTTCCATGAATCAAACTACTATTTATATATAACAAATTTGTCAAAGTTGCAAGTGCATCTAGTTTGGCTAGACTgtcaatttattatttttacggTAACAAAAGTATGCTTCATGTACACTTCAAAAGTATGTTTAAAGAAACCTAAAGAAAAAAGACCGCAGTGGTCTTACATTTATCTAATTGTAAAAAGGCaccaagagggagagagacaaatAGGGTAGATGAAGTAGTAAGTTGATATGCACAGGTGCAGTTTGGGCATTTGCAGGTCATGAAAT
Coding sequences within:
- the MSL2 gene encoding E3 ubiquitin-protein ligase MSL2 isoform X4, giving the protein MNPVNATALYVSASRLVLNYDPGDPQAFSEVTKLLPYFRQSLSCCVCDLTQFVLDFNSVSNKTGDILWLCDIHDVTDTLSLADNSETIENDGDLEGNLLQDPIAPTNSTCQHYVCKTCKGKKMMMKPSCSWCKDYEQFEENKQLSILVNCYKKLCEYITQTPLARDIIQAVDCSADLLALLKDGSPLHEDTEKTSDAAMPLCLTHSPLPSTSEHANDPQASFSSMPESTHNIDIRGSVINGLPNCNGLSVDKLGVNIPSPEHANTIDVCSTGEYIKTEDISSSLQPVCDTVSTSDLCTSGLDICSFNEDIKPGSLLLSVEEVLRSLETVSSTEVCSSDLQPSLEATVSNGPFLQLSPPPLSHNVFMSTGASPHGISCTAATPKVVKLNRKRSRSESDSEKVQPLPISSIICGPTLGASAPVTVKQENKMSLQPVATVPNGGSTPKISKTVLLPNKSMKKNLEHAPKKSHPKAKPGILKTKDKAKEKVASSNVMPGSPTKTAYKKPQEKKGCKCGRATQNPSVLTCRGQRCPCYSNRKACLDCICRGCQNSYMANGEKKLEAFAVPEKALEQTRLTLGINVTSIVRSASTSTSVINMTASPVTTFLAASTHDDKSLDEAIDMRYDC
- the MSL2 gene encoding E3 ubiquitin-protein ligase MSL2 isoform X1 translates to MNPVNATALYVSASRLVLNYDPGDPQAFSEVTKLLPYFRQSLSCCVCDLTQFVLDFNSVSNKTGNLLQDPIAPTNSTCQHYVCKTCKGKKMMMKPSCSWCKDYEQFEENKQLSILVNCYKKLCEYITQTPLARDIIQAVDCSADLLALLKDGSPLHEDTEKTSDAAMPLCLTHSPLPSTSEHANDPQASFSSMPESTHNIDIRGSVINGLPNCNGLSVDKLGVNIPSPEHANTIDVCSTGEYIKTEDISSSLQPVCDTVSTSDLCTSGLDICSFNEDIKPGSLLLSVEEVLRSLETVSSTEVCSSDLQPSLEATVSNGPFLQLSPPPLSHNVFMSTGASPHGISCTAATPKVVKLNRKRSRSESDSEKVQPLPISSIICGPTLGASAPVTVKQENKMSLQPVATVPNGGSTPKISKTVLLPNKSMKKNLEHAPKKSHPKAKPGILKTKDKAKEKVASSNVMPGSPTKTAYKKPQEKKGCKCGRATQNPSVLTCRGQRCPCYSNRKACLDCICRGCQNSYMANGEKKLEAFAVPEKALEQTRLTLGINVTSIVRSASTSTSVINMTASPVTTFLAASTHDDKSLDEAIDMRYDC
- the MSL2 gene encoding E3 ubiquitin-protein ligase MSL2 isoform X2, with translation MNPVNATALYVSASRLVLNYDPGDPQAFSEVTKLLPYFRQSLSCCVCGNLLQDPIAPTNSTCQHYVCKTCKGKKMMMKPSCSWCKDYEQFEENKQLSILVNCYKKLCEYITQTPLARDIIQAVDCSADLLALLKDGSPLHEDTEKTSDAAMPLCLTHSPLPSTSEHANDPQASFSSMPESTHNIDIRGSVINGLPNCNGLSVDKLGVNIPSPEHANTIDVCSTGEYIKTEDISSSLQPVCDTVSTSDLCTSGLDICSFNEDIKPGSLLLSVEEVLRSLETVSSTEVCSSDLQPSLEATVSNGPFLQLSPPPLSHNVFMSTGASPHGISCTAATPKVVKLNRKRSRSESDSEKVQPLPISSIICGPTLGASAPVTVKQENKMSLQPVATVPNGGSTPKISKTVLLPNKSMKKNLEHAPKKSHPKAKPGILKTKDKAKEKVASSNVMPGSPTKTAYKKPQEKKGCKCGRATQNPSVLTCRGQRCPCYSNRKACLDCICRGCQNSYMANGEKKLEAFAVPEKALEQTRLTLGINVTSIVRSASTSTSVINMTASPVTTFLAASTHDDKSLDEAIDMRYDC
- the MSL2 gene encoding E3 ubiquitin-protein ligase MSL2 isoform X3, which produces MMMKPSCSWCKDYEQFEENKQLSILVNCYKKLCEYITQTPLARDIIQAVDCSADLLALLKDGSPLHEDTEKTSDAAMPLCLTHSPLPSTSEHANDPQASFSSMPESTHNIDIRGSVINGLPNCNGLSVDKLGVNIPSPEHANTIDVCSTGEYIKTEDISSSLQPVCDTVSTSDLCTSGLDICSFNEDIKPGSLLLSVEEVLRSLETVSSTEVCSSDLQPSLEATVSNGPFLQLSPPPLSHNVFMSTGASPHGISCTAATPKVVKLNRKRSRSESDSEKVQPLPISSIICGPTLGASAPVTVKQENKMSLQPVATVPNGGSTPKISKTVLLPNKSMKKNLEHAPKKSHPKAKPGILKTKDKAKEKVASSNVMPGSPTKTAYKKPQEKKGCKCGRATQNPSVLTCRGQRCPCYSNRKACLDCICRGCQNSYMANGEKKLEAFAVPEKALEQTRLTLGINVTSIVRSASTSTSVINMTASPVTTFLAASTHDDKSLDEAIDMRYDC